TCGGGCAGTCATGCCGGTAGTTTGACTATCCAATTACTCGACGGCGAAGAACGGGAGATGGAAAGTTACTTAATCGGGAATCGCATTCGGGACAAGGTCGGCAACATCCCCGAAGTGCGCAATATGACCTTTGGTCGATCGGGGCATTTTGGAAAAGCGGTCTCGCTCAGCTTGCTGAGCAAGGATCCCGATCAATTGCAGACCGCCAAAAAATTATTGGTGGCGGAACTTAGGAATTTTACTACACTGAAAGACATAACTGATTCTGATTATAAAGGACGCCGGGAAGTTAATATCACTCTCAAGCCGAGAGCCCATGCCCTGGGATTGACATTGAGGGATATCGCCGGGCAGGTACGTCAGGGATTTTTCGGGCAGGAAATTCAGAGAATTCAGCGCGGGCGCGATGAGATTCGCGTCTGGGTTCGGTACCGACCGGAAGAGCGAGCGGCTCTGGGATTTCTCGATAATATGCGTATTCGCACCCGGACCGGCGAGGAATATCCTTTTTCCGAATTGGCCGATTATAATATTGAGCGGGGTGTGACCAGTATTAATCATCTCAATCGTATGCGCGAGGTTAAAGTCGAGGCCAATCAGGCCAATATCGGCGATGATTTGCCGCCGATTCTAAACGAAATAGAATTTGAAGTCCTGCCGCGGGTTCTGTCACAAGTTTCGGGCGTTACCTATTCCTTTGAAGGCCAGACGCGCGATCAGGCCAAGAGTCAGGCGTCAATTCGGCGGGCATTCCCGATTGCGCTGATGGCCATGGTGATATTGGTGATTCTTGTCTTCCGGTCATACCTGCAGGCGATGATAATATTTTCACTGATTCCCATCGGATTTCTCGGAGCAATCTGGGGTCATGGCATTCAGGGAATTCAGCTAAACATGTTATCGATGTTCGGCACCATTGCTCTATCCGGCATTATCATCAATGACAGCATCGTCCTTGTCGACCAGATCAATCGAAATTTAAGAAATGGCCAAAAAGTTATCGATGCCATTCATAACGCAGGATTGATCAGACTACGCCCGATTATTCTGACGACGATGACGACCGCATTGGGGCTGGCGCCGCTGATTCTGGAAACCAGCCGACAGGCGCAGTTTTTAATTCCGATGGCGGTTTCGGTCGCTTATGGTTTGGTGTTCGGGACTTTGATTCTTCTGCTGATATTACCGGCGACATTTTTGGCAGTCAATGATATTCGCGTGCGTGCGACCAGATTTTTTCTGAATCGACAAGCAACCAGTGAATCGGTGGAACCGGCGGTCAAGGAAATGCAAACTTTACCTATTGAGTAATTGCGGGAGGTTATTTTGCGCTTCATATATTTGAGACAATTTCTTTTAATTATATTCATCGCCGCGTTCTGCGCGATAAATTCGCACGGTCAAAACGAATTAACGCTGGAGGACGCGGTCAAAATTGGATTGAAGCAAAACAACAATATTCAGATAGCTCGCAATTCCGCTCGCATCGCTCAACAAAACACATCTCTGGGAACAGCCGGATTTTTGCCCAAAATCGACGCCACGGGTAATTTTTTATTGAGCCACGGCGACGTGGAAACTAACTCTCCGTTTAGTTTTGGAAGTACCGACGTAGAAAATATATCCGGACAATTATCACTCAACTGGACGCTCTTTGACGGTATGGGGATGTTTTCGAATAAATCTCGATTCAATGCCCTGTCCCGCTTGGGAACTTATCAATCCCGGGAAATAATTGAAAATTATGTGGTCGCCATTTCGGCGTCCTATTTCAATCTCATACGTCAGGAGATGCTCCTTGATGTTGCCCGGGAAACCATGGGAATTTCGCGCACCCGTTTGGAAAAAGAACAGGTACGTCATGATGTTGGAGGAGCGTCATCGACTGATTTATTAAACGCTCGGGTATCGTTCAATAATGACGAAGCCGCATTTTTGAATCAGGAGATACGGGTTGTTATCGCCCGCAAGGATTTGAACGTCCTGCTCGGCCAGAATCCGACGAAAGATATTTCCGTTAGGAAAGAAATCGAAATCCCTTCCTTAAATATAACTTATGACCAGCTTCTTGATTTGGCTATGGAGAAAAACAGTGGCTTGCGTCTAACCCGTCAGGGGAAAATCGTGGCCGATAAAGACGTCGCCCTGGCTCGTACCAGATTTTTGCCTCGTTTATCCTTGCAGGCTACATATGGATATTCCGACCGTACGACGAGACGTGATGCAGGCGAAGATATAACTTCCCAGAGCACCGATGGCAGTATCGGCCTTAACCTGTCATATAATTTATTCAACGGAGGCAGCGACCGGATCAACTTCAGGGCAGCCCAACTTACAGCAAAAAATCAGGCATTGAACCTGCGTGAACAGGAAATTCAATTGTCGGGATTGGTTAATGAAAAATATGAATCATTCCTGCGCCAGTTGAAACTGGTCGAGCTCGAAGAGCAGAATGTGACGGCCGCCTCGCAAAATCTCGAATTGCAGAACGACCGTTATCAACTGGGAACTTCAAGCTCGCTTGAATTTCGAGATGCCCAGGTGAATTTCAACAGGTCTCAAATTTTTTTAATCTCGGCTCGGTACAGCGCTCGTATTACTTTTCTGGAAATACAA
The sequence above is a segment of the Candidatus Zixiibacteriota bacterium genome. Coding sequences within it:
- a CDS encoding TolC family protein, with the translated sequence MRFIYLRQFLLIIFIAAFCAINSHGQNELTLEDAVKIGLKQNNNIQIARNSARIAQQNTSLGTAGFLPKIDATGNFLLSHGDVETNSPFSFGSTDVENISGQLSLNWTLFDGMGMFSNKSRFNALSRLGTYQSREIIENYVVAISASYFNLIRQEMLLDVARETMGISRTRLEKEQVRHDVGGASSTDLLNARVSFNNDEAAFLNQEIRVVIARKDLNVLLGQNPTKDISVRKEIEIPSLNITYDQLLDLAMEKNSGLRLTRQGKIVADKDVALARTRFLPRLSLQATYGYSDRTTRRDAGEDITSQSTDGSIGLNLSYNLFNGGSDRINFRAAQLTAKNQALNLREQEIQLSGLVNEKYESFLRQLKLVELEEQNVTAASQNLELQNDRYQLGTSSSLEFRDAQVNFNRSQIFLISARYSARITFLEIQKLIGQLDID